In a genomic window of Leptolyngbya sp. SIO1E4:
- a CDS encoding AbrB family transcriptional regulator, whose protein sequence is MAEEQKVGMLTGQALLQKVKELDDVSKEEKAKACGYYTITKSGVKRVNMMKFMNALLDAEGIQLDSEQSTNGRGGRSASYRITVQSNGNLLIGSTYTQQMGLKPGDEFEISLGRKHIHLKQLGDEEEGAEG, encoded by the coding sequence ATGGCCGAAGAGCAAAAGGTTGGAATGCTCACTGGACAAGCCCTACTCCAGAAAGTGAAGGAGCTTGATGACGTCAGTAAAGAAGAAAAGGCAAAGGCCTGTGGGTACTACACCATTACAAAAAGTGGTGTGAAGCGGGTCAATATGATGAAGTTTATGAATGCACTCTTAGATGCGGAGGGTATTCAACTCGATAGTGAGCAAAGCACCAATGGCCGTGGTGGGCGAAGTGCTAGTTACCGCATTACCGTGCAGTCCAACGGCAATTTACTTATCGGTTCAACTTACACACAGCAAATGGGTCTCAAACCTGGGGATGAATTTGAGATTTCCTTAGGCCGCAAGCATATTCATCTAAAGCAACTTGGCGACGAAGAAGAAGGGGCAGAAGGGTAA
- a CDS encoding RrF2 family transcriptional regulator, translating into MKLTKRGHYSVKALLDLSLQASGSLASVNAIAQRQNLPAPYLEKLLIELRRANLVVSVRGAQGGYRLAKSPADISLGEILEAVGETIDPLPRYRPDLEQAEDWVTFSIWNRLHEKLKSALYSISLEDLYYDARSWQAAQGENASFVV; encoded by the coding sequence ATGAAATTGACAAAACGTGGACATTACAGCGTAAAAGCACTCTTAGATTTGAGTCTACAAGCGTCGGGGAGTTTGGCCTCTGTCAATGCGATCGCCCAACGCCAGAATTTGCCTGCCCCTTACCTCGAAAAACTACTCATTGAGCTGCGCCGTGCCAATCTCGTAGTTTCGGTGCGGGGAGCCCAGGGTGGCTATCGTTTAGCAAAATCCCCGGCAGACATCTCGTTAGGAGAAATTTTAGAGGCTGTTGGGGAAACGATTGATCCTCTGCCTCGATATCGTCCGGATTTGGAACAGGCAGAGGATTGGGTGACGTTCAGCATTTGGAATCGCTTACACGAGAAATTGAAGTCGGCCCTCTACAGTATTTCCTTAGAAGATTTGTATTACGATGCCCGCAGTTGGCAGGCAGCCCAGGGGGAAAATGCCAGTTTTGTGGTGTAG